One genomic region from Yamadazyma tenuis chromosome 4, complete sequence encodes:
- the SKY1 gene encoding serine/threonine protein kinase, CMGC (EggNog:ENOG503NV4H; COG:T) encodes MPNSKSQRSNLSIAIQKAEEEELSHNNHNHLIHNSPFASGSIRQEQNNDSKPSISNSDENTLPNQPFLPVIHHSNPTVSTTSSAKVKSFKPNLSPLKTKFSDGDFKRGGFTPGTRFDFGSDGEEYKRKPEDTNENESYNEDDSDEDDDSDIDSVHPENEEDMKDYVPGGYHTCYIGENYKNGKYTLVRKLGWGHFSTVWLARDNDKQCHVAMKIVRSAKHYTETAIDEIKLLDKVTTSDIHHPGHEHVIQLLDTFTHGGPNGVHVVMVFEVLGENLLGLIRRYKHRGIPVVFVKQIAKQLLASMDFLHRKCGVIHTDLKPENVLIEIGDVEQIVKMVEEEENQAKMQKRLQRTKSKSGHNSFLGAPSISNPNTPRIDRKASNPSFKTPETSSSDIKSINNSPSIGRNGRRSRRQTLITGSQPLPSPLRTFNKSFTSVYALSNSTANTPVKSFTNESDQSGVALSELTNPNTDSSLNKVTSNRDINNSLSSLSISHKFEDNASNLEASFNESINENSFMINDDELISVKIADLGNACWVNHHFTDEIQTRQYRAPEVLLGYHWGSSADLWSFACLIFELLTGDYLFDPREGKAYSKDDDHIAQVIELLGPFPRQMLKESYYARDFFNARGELHRIQKLKPWGLKDVMVEKYKFSVSDAIEISDFLLPMLTTQPEQRADAGGMINHPWLSDALGLENVVLERPVGGSGEDIPGWSKEISSSSYNSNKFYHH; translated from the coding sequence ATGCCCAACTCCAAATCCCAGAGATCTAACTTATCCATAGCTATACAaaaagctgaagaagaagaactttcCCACAATAACCATAACCATTTGATTCATAACTCCCCTTTCGCTTCTGGATCCATACGACAAGAGCAAAATAATGATTCGAAACCGCTGATTCTGAATTCAGACGAGAATACCTTACCAAATCAACCATTTTTACCGGTTATTCACCATAGTAATCCTACCGTCAGCACAACATCTTCAGCCAAAGTCAAGTCTTTTAAACCCAATCTTTCTCCATTGAAGACCAAATTTTCTGATGGAGATTTCAAAAGGGGAGGATTCACTCCGGGAACCCGATTCGATTTTGGTTCGGATGGTGAAGAATATAAGAGAAAGCCAGAGGATACGAACGAAAACGAGTCTTATAATGAAGACGATAGcgatgaagacgacgatTCTGATATTGACTCAGTACACccagaaaatgaagaagatatgAAAGACTATGTACCAGGAGGTTATCACACATGTTACATAGGAGAAAACTACAAAAATGGGAAGTATACCTTAGTGAGGAAACTAGGCTGGGGTCATTTCTCGACCGTCTGGTTGGCAAGAGATAATGACAAGCAGTGTCATGTGGCCATGAAAATTGTACGACTGGCCAAGCACTATACAGAAACTGCTATTGATGAAATAAAGTTGTTAGATAAAGTTACAACATCTGATATTCATCACCCAGGACATGAACACGTCATTCAACTATTGGACACATTTACCCACGGAGGACCAAATGGAGTTCACGTGGTAATggtttttgaagtcttAGGGGAAAActtgttggggttgataAGAAGATATAAACATAGAGGTATTCCAGTTGTATTTGTTAAACAAATTGCAAAGCAATTACTAGCATCGATGGATTTTTTGCATAGGAAATGTGGCGTTATCCATACTGACTTGAAGCCAGAGAATGTGTTAATAGAAATAGGTGATGTGGAGCAGATTGTTAAAATGGTAGAAGAGGAGGAAAATCAAGCTAAGATGCAAAAGCGCCtccaaagaacaaaatcCAAATCTGGGCACAACAGTTTCTTGGGTGCTCCTTCAATCTCGAACCCAAATACTCCCCGGATAGATCGAAAAGCTCTGAACCCAAGCTTCAAAACTCCCGAAACTTCATCTTCTGACATAAAATCTATCAACAATTCTCCTTCCATAGGAAGGAATGGTAGAAGATCCAGGAGACAAACCTTAATTACTGGATCTCAACCGTTACCATCGCCTTTGAGAACCTTCAATAAATCATTCACCAGCGTTTACGCGCTATCAAATTCTACGGCAAATACACCCGTGAAATCATTTACCAATGAAAGTGATCAATCTGGTGTCGCCTTATCAGAGCTCACAAATCCCAATACAGATTCCTCTTTGAATAAAGTCACGAGTAACCGGGACATCAACAattcattatcatcattatcgATTTCTCATAAATTTGAAGACAATGCTTCAAACTTAGAAGCCAGCTTCAACGAGTCAATAAACGAAAACTCATTTATGATTAATGACGACGAGTTAATTTCTGTCAAAATAGCTGACTTGGGTAATGCATGCTGGGTCAACCATCATTTCACGGATGAGATTCAAACCAGGCAGTATAGGGCACCCGAAGTACTCTTAGGATACCATTGGGGATCTTCAGCTGACTTGTGGTCCTTTGCGTGCTTGATTTTTGAGCTTTTAACGGGTGATTATCTATTCGATCCAAGAGAAGGAAAAGCATATTCTAAAGATGATGATCATATTGCACAGGTAATTGAGTTGTTAGGCCCCTTCCCAAGGCAAATGTTGAAAGAAAGCTATTATGCCCgtgactttttcaatgcTAGAGGTGAACTTCATCGCATTCAAAAATTAAAGCCTTGGGGATTGAAAGATGTCATGGTAGAGAAGTATAAGTTCTCTGTATCTGATGCCATTGAGATTTCCGATTTCTTGTTACCGATGTTGACAACCCAGCCTGAGCAAAGAGCCGATGCAGGTGGTATGATCAATCATCCTTGGTTAAGTGATGCATTGGGTTTAGAAAATGTCGTTCTTGAAAGGCCGGTAGGAGGATCTGGTGAGGATATTCCTGGTTGGTCTAAAGAAATACTGTCGCTGAGTTACAACTCCAATAAGTTTTATCACCATTAA
- the HXT14 gene encoding hexose transporter (EggNog:ENOG503P0IS; COG:P), with protein MKVKNNEHVDTESSHNESELLVTILVVLVSAAALVVGFEVGTTDGLVSSLSFTQRYGQIVGVTLGIVVSAFNLGEVCGCISVLFAFRLRSDTLIKVGYGVYAAGVLFQILTSILAYDFLWCLVAYRVTLGISGGIFILICPIYITQITIDPTRRGQYLSLIQLWLCGGIMLGSGLSIAIDPFILQYCGNCGICLLGSVSCWLLTPIDPISSSSLRYLAEIKQEEQKAIIEPQPLMNPQKELRPQEDTSEQDSNMPLTGNGSPFRWRKLGFCVTLMVFQQLTGINFFFYYSKRIVGDQPWPLVLASVNLAGSIASFKMVKWFDRLFLLQMGSGTLTALLCSYWACESSIVVYAIVVVFSVSWGPVSGIVINELANANKQVLTISISANFAFSFLVVNISPVLMSIMGLNLLWCFVGAMIVSLAFLMVVPETKHLSNTEIEELFSNGGPSSCAPAFEEKHSNVV; from the coding sequence ATGAAAGTTAAAAACAATGAACATGTTGATACTGAATCATCGCATAATGAGTCAGAGTTATTGGTTACTATTTTGGTTGTCTTAGTTTCTGCAGCTGCTTTGGTAGTCggatttgaagttggtaCCACAGATGGACTTGTCTCCAGCTTGCTGTTCACACAAAGATATGGACAAATTGTGGGAGTCACATTAGGGATAGTGGTTCTGGCATTCAACTTAGGTGAGGTTTGTGGATGTATCTCTGTCTTGTTTGCTTTCAGATTGCGGTCGGATACCCTAATCAAGGTTGGTTACGGAGTCTATGCTGCTGGTGTTCTCTTTCAAATTTTGACATCCATATTGGCATACGATTTTTTATGGTGCCTTGTGGCGTATAGAGTAACATTGGGAATTTCTGGAGGAATATTCATACTTATTTGTCCCATTTACATTACCCAGATTACCATCGACCCCACAAGGCGTGGTCAATATTTACTGTTGATACAACTTTGGCTTTGTGGAGGTATCATGTTAGGAAGTGGACTTTCAATTGCAATTGATCCATTTATCTTACAGTACTGTGGAAATTGTGGGATATGTTTATTAGGATCTGTTAGCTGTTGGTTACTTACTCCTATTGACCCTATTTCCTCGTCACTGTTGCGATACCTAGCAGAAATCAAACAAGAGGAACAAAAGGCAATTATCGAGCCTCAACCTCTCATGAATCCACAGAAAGAATTAAGACCTCAAGAGGACACCAGTGAACAGGATCTGAATATGCCCCTTACTGGCAATGGGCTGCCATTCAGGTGGAGGAAGTTAGGATTTTGTGTCACCCTCATggttttccaacaacttacTGGTATaaatttcttcttttatTATTCTAAAAGGATCGTTGGAGACCAGCCATGGCCCTTAGTTCTTGCAAGTGTCAATCTTGCTGGAAGTATTGCTAGtttcaaaatggtgaaatGGTTTGATAGgttatttcttcttcaaatggGCTCAGGTACTTTGACAGCCCTATTATGCAGCTACTGGGCTTGTGAAAGCTCAATTGTAGTGTATGCTATTGTGGTGGTTTTTTCCGTTTCTTGGGGTCCTGTTTCAGGCATAGTCATTAATGAACTAGCCAATGCTAACAAGCAAGTTTTGACGATTTCCATATCGGCTAACTTTGCGTTTAGtttcttggtggtcaaTATATCCCCTGTATTGATGAGTATAATGGGATTGAACTTATTATGGTGTTTTGTGGGTGCAATGATAGTTCTGTTGGCATTTTTGATGGTCGTTCCCGAAACAAAGCATCTTCTGAATACCGAAATTGAGGAATTATTTAGTAACGGGGGACCATCTTCATGTGCTCCTGCctttgaagagaagcaTAGCAATGTTGTTTAG
- the ELP3 gene encoding Elongator subunit (COG:H; BUSCO:EOG09261VI3; EggNog:ENOG503NUAV): MPSVQQVQVQRQQTQVGNNGKKKLAPEKERFIQCCGDVSLELVSSLKSSKDINLNGLISRYAKKYKLKQQPRLTDIISSIPDQYKKYLIPKLKAKPVRTASGIAVVAVMCKPHRCPHIAYTGNICVYCPGGPDSDFEYSTQSYTGYEPTSMRAIRARYDPYEQARGRVEQLRQLGHSIDKVEYIIMGGTFMSLSIDYRESFITQLHNALTGFNGKDIDEAIKYSQQSQTKCVGITIETRPDYCTSTHLSDMLRYGCTRLEIGVQSCYEDVARDSNRGHTVKSVCETFAVAKDAGYKIVSHMMPDLPNVGMERDLEQFIEYFENPNFRTDGLKIYPTLVIRGTGLYELWKKGLYKSYNANALIDLVARILALVPPWTRIYRVQRDIPMPLVTSGVENGNLRELALARMKDFGTSCRDVRTREVGIQEVHHKVVPDQVEFIRRDYYANGGWETFLSYEDPKQDILIGLLRLRKASKKYTYREEFTKQPTSIVRELHVYGSVVPLHSRDPRKFQHQGFGTLLMEEAERIAIEEHGSRKISVIAGVGVRNYYSRLGYELDGPYMSKMIGTDEVDDEDEDEY, from the coding sequence ATGCCATCGGTgcaacaagttcaagtccaacgaCAACAAACTCAGGTTGGGAATAATGGCAAAAAAAAGCTTGCACCTGAGAAGGAAAGATTTATACAATGTTGTGGAGATGTTTCACTCGAATTAGTTTCAAGCTTGAAGAGCTCAAAAGATATCAACTTAAATGGATTGATTAGCAGATATGCTAAAAAATACAAATTAAAACAACAGCCTAGGTTAACTGATATCATCTCCTCCATTCCTGATCAGTATAAAAAGTACTTGATACCTAAGTTAAAGGCCAAACCCGTGAGGACAGCTTCAGGTATAGCTGTGGTTGCTGTCATGTGTAAACCTCATAGATGTCCTCATATTGCGTACACTGGAAACATTTGTGTTTACTGTCCAGGTGGTCCTGATTCTGATTTTGAGTATTCTACTCAGTCTTATACGGGATATGAGCCAACCTCTATGAGAGCTATTAGAGCTAGGTACGATCCCTATGAACAAGCAAGGggaagagttgaacaattgagACAATTGGGACATTCCATTGATAAAGTCGAATATATTATCATGGGTGGTACCTTTATGTCATTATCAATTGATTATAGAGAATCTTTCATCACCCAGCTCCACAATGCATTAACCGGTTTTAATGGAAAAGACATTGATGAAGCCATCAAATATTCCCAACAATCTCAAACAAAATGTGTGGGTATAACTATTGAGACTAGACCTGATTACTGTACTTCTACACATTTAAGTGATATGTTGCGTTATGGATGTACCAGACTAGAAATTGGGGTTCAGTCTTGTTATGAAGATGTTGCTAGAGATTCAAATAGAGGACATACAGTTAAATCTGTATGCGAAACGTTTGCCGTTGCCAAGGATGCTGGCTATAAAATTGTGAGTCATATGATGCCTGATTTACCTAACGTTGGTATGGAAAGAGATCTAGAACAATTTATTGAGTATTTTGAAAATCCAAATTTCAGAACCGATGGCTTGAAGATATATCCAACCTTAGTGATAAGAGGAACTGGTCTTTATGAGTTATGGAAAAAGGGTTTATACAAGTCATATAATGCCAATGCATTGATTGATTTGGTGGCCAGGATATTGGCATTGGTTCCTCCATGGACAAGAATCTACAGAGTTCAAAGAGATATTCCCATGCCATTAGTGACCTCTGGTGTTGAAAATGGTAACTTGAGAGAATTAGCTTTGGCTAGAATGAAAGATTTCGGAACTTCTTGCAGGGATGTCAGAACCAGAGAAGTGGGTATTCAAGAAGTACACCATAAGGTTGTTCCTGACCAAGTAGAGTTCATTAGAAGAGACTATTATGCTAATGGTGGATGGGAAACTTTCTTAAGTTACGAGGATCCTAAACAAGATATTTTGATTGGCCTTCTAAGATTGAGGAAAGCATCTAAGAAGTACACTTATAGAGAAGAGTTCACTAAGCAGCCAACTTCTATCGTTAGAGAATTACACGTTTATGGTTCGGTGGTCCCTTTACATTCGAGAGATCCAAGAAAGTTTCAGCATCAAGGCTTTGGaactttgttgatggaagaagcagaaaGAATCGCTATAGAAGAACATGGCTCTCGGAAAATTAGTGTGATTGCTGGTGTTGGTGTCAGAAACTATTATTCGAGGTTAGGATATGAATTGGATGGGCCTTATATGTCCAAAATGATAGGTACAGATGAAGTcgatgacgaagatgaggaCGAATACTAA
- the TEF4 gene encoding elongation factor EF-1 gamma subunit (COG:J; EggNog:ENOG503NUBV), whose amino-acid sequence MSLGTLYTADVTRTLLPVALVKHFGLDIKISKADATYEKNFPLKKYPAFLGADGFKLTETIAVSIYLIKKADPKSPLLGSTDEEFASILKWASFANSDFMASVTDSFAGIVGKVPYNKKIIDTGKANLNKYCQLVESRLYDFTYLVGDRITFADLLFAQSFYRVFGKVFGKTERASYPNVTKWFKTIIATDYLSSAFEGFEFPEKAVEYVPPKKEKKQAEKKPAAEKKPAAETTEDAPTPKAKHPLEALGKSKTPIDEWKRVYSNEDTREKAVPWFWENMYNPEEWSLWKFDYMYNDELTLTFMSNNLAGGFFSRLLGSTKYLFGTAVVYGENNNNGITGFFLVRGQDYVPAVNVAPDWESYEFKKLDASSAADKSFINNMLAWDEPVEINGEKKEIVDGKVFK is encoded by the exons ATGTCTCTTGGTACCTTATACACCGCCGACGTCACTAGAACACTTCTTCCAGTTGCGTTAGTCAAGCACTTTGGCTTGGATATTAAGATCTCTAAGGCTGATGCTACTTATGAAAAGAACTtcccattgaagaaatatCCAGCTTTCTTGGGCGCTGACGGATTCAAGTTGACTGAAACCATTGCTGTTTCTATTTACT TGATCAAAAAGGCTGATCCAAAAAGCCCATTATTAGGAAGCACTGATGAGGAATTTGCTTCCATTTTGAAATGGGCTTCATTTGCTAATTCTGACTTTATGGCTTCTGTTACCGACTCCTTTGCCGGTAttgttggaaaagttccttacaacaagaaaataATCGACACTGGTAAAGCTAACCTCAACAAATACTGTCAACTCGTTGAATCTAGATTGTATGACTTCACTTACTTGGTTGGCGACAGAATCACTTTTGCCGACTTGTTGTTTGCCCAATCCTTCTACAGAGTTTTCGGTAAGGTATTCGGTAAAACCGAAAGAGCTTCTTATCCTAATGTTACCAAGTGGTTTAAGACTATTATTGCCACGGACTATCTCAGTAGCGCTTTTGAAGGCTTTGAGTTCCCAGAAAAGGCAGTTGAATACGTTcctccaaagaaggaaaagaagcaAGCTGAAAAGAAGCCTGCTGCCGAAAAGAAGCCTGCGGCTGAAACTACTGAAGATGCCCCAACTCCAAAGGCAAAACACCCATTGGAAGCCTTGGGTAAATCCAAGACGCCAATTGATGAATGGAAGAGAGTTTACTCTAACGAAGACACCAGAGAGAAGGCCGTTCCTTGGTTCTGGGAAAACATGTACAACCCCGAAGAgtggagtttgtggaaatTTGACTACATGTACAACGACGAGTTGACTTTGACCTTCAtgtccaacaacttggctGGCGGTTTTTTCTCTAGATTATTAGGCTCTACTAAATATTTGTTTGGTACTGCTGTTGTTTATGGTgaaaacaacaacaacggtATTACcggtttcttcttggtcagAGGTCAAGATTATGTACCAGCTGTCAACGTTGCTCCAGATTGGGAATCTTATGAATTCAAGAAGCTTGATGCCTCCAGTGCTGCTGATAAGTCTTTCATTAACAACATGTTGGCTTGGGatgaaccagttgaaatcaacggtgaaaagaaagaaattGTCGATGGTAAAGTGTTCAAGTAA
- a CDS encoding uncharacterized protein (EggNog:ENOG503NVZG; COG:K), with the protein MKCDEQLPVCQNCIKSSRKCYRGVRLNFIQYSFYDPNDDVQLGKSFRILDQSVTIAKLYDGKRHYRPYLGLHSKEDLKESDEIFKMECENGTGISLLDGEFSGEFISGNRSLPNGSVPNGGRSKSAGDTRAALVSNSPQIEGVKLDDDLGVLDEKVNKGPLNKYRLSSRPHSRLSNEDMSGGFTAPRPQTSIDSPFFSEDLMSTLEMPNMSSTFSIQNFLVKPQHEVELPNLSSSKIIFDNPNFEFDVHKFIRLMDFERYYWLLDLFNELNIWKSLVPSYCVSLVNNHMENTQVVGNTFLMECLLNCSLENVGQWDHSGNIYRTQLKLFHFSRKLPVSMDNVKLFEILFISIVLILLKLLNRIVFQNDLNDIHVVFNNQARIFNKSVYKLFHTSSTKQRKLRSAVLVSCLQSTSILKFLINKNIESHQYSNNDTPNDDVLESKEDNNRDNDTNESFDLDGDANGALQAAQGLKKEPGLSPTGLEYSSPSSIDSAAWEEDMEEDIEYNHEEYATIKKLNYFEVQNLFSDFFDFDFPQIDDQFTSNASKLRRIFWYLMRLDYSSKFPAFKTFDIKNNFEIPQYPAFHSNIIFPNDQLTLIVLLSKYLLLALEQGDTNPLKLQAQENGDTNLTASLNSTFEVINNSMITDSQKRVWIGHFGWMLK; encoded by the coding sequence ATGAAGTGTGATGAACAGTTACCTGTTTGTCAGAATTGTATTAAGTCGCTGAGAAAGTGCTATAGAGGTGTAAGGCTCAACTTCATTCAGTATAGCTTCTATGACCCTAATGATGACGTTCAGTTAGGAAAGTCATTTAGAATATTGGACCAGTCAGTAACAATTGCTAAGTTATATGATGGGAAGAGGCACTACAGGCCTTACCTTGGGTTACATTCAAAAGAGGATTTAAAAGAGAGtgatgaaatcttcaaaatggaaTGTGAAAATGGAACAGGAATATCATTACTTGATGGCGAATTCTCGGGTGAGTTTATACTGGGGAATCGTAGTCTTCCAAATGGCAGTGTGCCAAATGGTGGAAGAAGCAAAAGTGCAGGAGATACAAGAGCCGCACTTGTCTCAAACAGCCCTCAAATTGAAGGTGTGAAACTCGACGACGATTTAGGCGTCTTGGATGAGAAGGTGAACAAAGGTCCCCTTAATAAGTATCGTTTGAGCTCCCGGCCGCATTCAAGACTCTCCAATGAAGATATGTCAGGAGGATTTACTGCTCCAAGGCCTCAGACTTCGATCGATAGTCCATTTTTTAGTGAAGACTTGATGAGTACACTTGAAATGCCTAACATGTCTTCTACATTCAGCATtcaaaacttcttggtaAAGCCTCAGCATGAAGTGGAGCTTCCTAACTTATCAAGCAGCAAAATTATATTCGATAACCCGaactttgaatttgatgTACATAAATTCATCAGGCTCATGGACTTTGAACGTTACTATTGGCTTTTGGACTTattcaatgagttgaatATCTGGAAGAGTTTGGTACCTTCGTATTGTGTTAGTTTGGTGAATAATCATATGGAGAACACACAAGTAGTGGGAAATACATTCTTGATGGAGTGCTTGTTAAACTGTTCACTTGAAAACGTGGGTCAATGGGATCATTCTGGTAACATCTATCGTACTCAATTGAAGctttttcatttttcaCGAAAGCTTCCAGTGAGCATGGATAATGTGAAGTTATTCGAAATTCTATTCATATCGATTGTATTGATCctattgaagttgttaaaCCGCATAGTATTTCAGAATGATCTCAATGATATTCACGTGgtattcaacaaccaggCTCGtattttcaacaaatcagTGTACAAGCTTTTTCacacttcttcaaccaagcAGAGGAAGCTTAGATCCGCAGTATTGGTTAGCTGCTTACAATCGACTTCAATATTGAAGTTTTTAATCAATAAGAATATCGAGTCCCACCAATACTCCAACAATGATACCCCTAATGACGATGTTCTCGAATCTAAAGAGGACAATAATAGAGATAATGACACTAACGAAAGCTTCGACTTGGATGGAGACGCAAATGGTGCCCTCCAAGCTGCACAAGGCCTAAAGAAAGAGCCTGGCTTGTCACCTACAGGCTTGGAATATTCCTCTCCATCAAGTATAGATTCTGCTGCTTGGGAAGAGGATATGGAAGAGGATATTGAATATAATCACGAGGAGTACGCAACTATCAAAAAACTCAATTATTTTGAGGTTCAGAACTTGTTCTCAGActtttttgattttgatttccCCCAAATTGATGATCAGTTCACTTCCAATGCTCTGAAGTTGAGAAGAATATTCTGGTACTTAATGAGGTTAGACTATTCATCAAAGTTTCCTGCTTTTAAGACatttgatatcaagaacaatTTTGAAATACCACAATATCCAGCATTTCATTCCAACATTATATTCCCGAATGATCAATTGACCTTGATTGTTTTATTGAGTAAGTACCTACTTCTAGCTTTGGAGCAAGGTGATACAAATCCTTTAAAATTACAAGCACAAGAAAATGGCGACACAAATCTAACTGCTAGTCTCAATAGCACTTTTGAGGTGATTAACAATTCCATGATCACTGACTCTCAGAAACGTGTATGGATTGGCCATTTTGGTTGGATGCTCAAATAG